A section of the Pseudanabaena mucicola str. Chao 1806 genome encodes:
- the rpsN gene encoding 30S ribosomal protein S14, whose protein sequence is MAKKSMIEREKKRAKLAEKYAAKLEALKEKFASPELTQQQKIAVHREIQQIPRNANPTRHRNRCWLTGRPRGYYKDFGVCRNVLREMAHQGLLPGVVKSSW, encoded by the coding sequence ATGGCTAAGAAAAGCATGATCGAGCGCGAGAAAAAACGCGCTAAGTTAGCTGAAAAATATGCAGCTAAGCTCGAAGCACTTAAAGAAAAGTTTGCCAGTCCTGAACTGACACAACAACAAAAGATCGCTGTACATCGCGAAATTCAACAAATTCCTCGTAATGCTAACCCTACCCGTCACCGCAACCGTTGCTGGTTGACTGGCAGACCCCGTGGCTATTACAAAGATTTTGGTGTGTGCCGCAACGTTTTACGTGAAATGGCTCATCAAGGACTATTACCTGGTGTTGTGAAATCTAGCTGGTAG
- a CDS encoding M3 family metallopeptidase has translation MSEVSNPLLIGKGLPPFPEIKPEQVIPAVTQLLEEVNAGLTALETTLEPTWSGLVEPLERLTERIGWAWGAIEHLLSVKNSVELRDAHKVVQPSVIKFFNRFSQSQPVYKAYKAIYTSTQWDSLDPAQKRIIEAAIRDAELSGVGLEGEAKEKFNAIQMELAELSTNFSNHVLDATKAFSMTLTLPEEIEGLPPSLLAQAAQAARLDGDDKATPENGSWCITLDFPSYVPFMQHSRRRDLREKLYRAFVSRAASGEFDNSPLIDRILELRQQKANLLGYATYAELSLARKMAPNVDAVEKLLEELRQSSYTAAVAEFAELKEFAKSQGETEELKHWDTAYWAERQRETKFNFTVEELRPYFPLPKVLEGLFALVNRLFGVTVVPADGKAPIWHESVRFFEIQNESNEAIAYFYLDPYSRPAEKRGGAWMNDCIGRAKVIEEGKTITRLPVAYLICNQTPPIDGKPSLMTFGEVETLFHEFGHGLQHMLTKVDYSGASGINNVEWDAVELPSQFMENWCYDRATLFGMAKHYETGETLPESYYQKLVDSKNYMSGSAMLRQLHFSLVDIELHHRYQVGSGETPIQVRSRLAEKTMVIPPLPEDNFLCSFGHIFAGGYAAGYYSYKWAEVLSADAFAAFEEAGLENEEAIASTGRLYRDTVLALGGSKHPMEVFKTFRGREPSTSPLLRHSGLAKV, from the coding sequence ATGAGTGAAGTTTCTAACCCTCTTTTAATTGGTAAAGGTTTACCACCATTTCCAGAAATTAAACCAGAACAAGTCATCCCTGCGGTGACGCAATTACTTGAAGAAGTAAATGCGGGCTTAACTGCTCTCGAAACAACTCTCGAACCCACATGGTCTGGATTAGTGGAGCCACTAGAGCGCCTCACTGAGCGCATCGGTTGGGCATGGGGTGCGATCGAGCATTTGCTCAGTGTCAAAAATAGCGTAGAACTTCGTGATGCTCACAAAGTTGTTCAGCCCAGTGTAATCAAATTCTTCAACCGCTTCAGCCAAAGTCAGCCAGTTTATAAGGCTTACAAAGCTATCTATACATCCACACAGTGGGATAGCCTCGATCCTGCCCAAAAACGCATCATTGAAGCAGCCATCCGCGATGCTGAGCTATCGGGTGTCGGCTTGGAAGGTGAAGCGAAAGAGAAGTTTAACGCTATTCAAATGGAACTAGCAGAACTATCAACAAACTTCTCTAATCATGTGCTAGATGCCACCAAAGCCTTTAGCATGACTCTCACCTTGCCCGAAGAAATCGAAGGTTTACCACCCAGTTTGTTAGCTCAAGCCGCCCAAGCCGCAAGACTTGATGGTGATGACAAAGCCACACCCGAAAATGGATCTTGGTGTATTACCCTTGACTTCCCTAGCTATGTACCCTTCATGCAGCATAGCCGCCGTCGTGACTTGCGCGAAAAGCTTTATCGAGCTTTTGTCAGCCGTGCTGCAAGTGGTGAATTTGACAACTCTCCATTGATAGATCGCATTCTTGAATTGCGTCAACAAAAGGCAAATTTACTCGGCTATGCCACCTATGCAGAACTGAGTCTCGCTCGCAAAATGGCTCCTAATGTCGATGCTGTGGAGAAATTGCTGGAGGAATTGCGCCAATCAAGTTACACTGCTGCCGTTGCCGAATTTGCCGAATTAAAGGAATTTGCTAAATCTCAAGGTGAAACAGAAGAACTCAAGCATTGGGATACCGCCTACTGGGCAGAACGTCAACGCGAAACTAAGTTTAACTTTACCGTTGAAGAATTGCGTCCCTATTTCCCATTGCCCAAAGTCCTCGAAGGTCTCTTTGCCCTTGTGAATCGCTTATTTGGTGTTACCGTAGTTCCTGCGGATGGTAAAGCTCCCATTTGGCATGAGAGCGTGCGCTTCTTTGAGATTCAGAACGAAAGCAATGAAGCGATCGCCTATTTTTACCTTGACCCCTATAGTCGCCCAGCCGAGAAGCGTGGTGGCGCATGGATGAATGACTGTATCGGACGCGCTAAGGTTATTGAAGAGGGTAAAACGATCACTCGTTTACCCGTTGCCTACCTCATTTGCAACCAGACTCCTCCTATTGATGGTAAGCCTAGCCTGATGACCTTTGGCGAAGTGGAAACCCTCTTTCATGAGTTTGGACACGGCTTACAGCATATGTTGACCAAGGTTGACTATTCGGGTGCTTCAGGCATCAATAATGTGGAATGGGACGCTGTCGAACTGCCCAGTCAATTTATGGAAAACTGGTGCTATGATCGCGCCACCTTGTTTGGAATGGCAAAGCATTACGAGACAGGCGAAACATTACCAGAAAGCTATTACCAAAAGCTTGTTGATTCCAAAAACTACATGAGTGGCTCAGCAATGTTGCGTCAGTTGCATTTTAGCCTCGTGGACATTGAGCTACACCATCGTTATCAAGTCGGTAGTGGCGAGACTCCCATCCAAGTGCGATCGCGCCTTGCTGAAAAAACCATGGTTATTCCACCATTGCCTGAAGATAATTTCCTCTGCTCCTTTGGTCATATCTTCGCAGGAGGCTATGCCGCAGGTTATTACAGTTATAAGTGGGCTGAAGTTCTAAGCGCTGACGCTTTTGCTGCCTTTGAGGAAGCAGGACTAGAAAATGAAGAAGCGATCGCCTCAACTGGTAGACTCTATCGCGATACAGTTTTAGCTCTTGGTGGTAGTAAGCATCCAATGGAGGTCTTTAAAACATTCCGAGGACGTGAGCCTAGCACCTCACCGTTACTGCGTCACAGTGGCTTAGCCAAAGTTTAA
- a CDS encoding SulP family inorganic anion transporter, which translates to MTNPHSIAPFALASRPHGLARWFPLIAVLRNYKRSWLMQDIGAGLALTAILIPAGMGYAEATNLSAIYGLYATITPLIAYAIFGPSRILVLGPDSALIPLISATVLPLANGDPIKAIAIAGMLAILSGGMCIIAGIARFGFITDLISKPIRYGYLNGIALSVIISQLPKIFGFSINANSMGEELRLFIQNVHDGKTNHTALAIGLACLCVILVLRQLAPKISGVLIAVVGATIISSLFDLSHQAGISVIGVLPQGLPTLQIPKITPLDLQTLLSSGLAIALVSFTDMSLLSRTFAIRGGYKVDRNQELIALGLANIAAGLFQGFSVSSSASRTPVAEAAGAKTQITGLVGAICIAIILLFAPMLLQNLPQSALSAVVISSGIAIFEISGTLRLYKLRRFEFALSIVCFAGVAFLGVVQGIFIAVGLALFAFVWSAWRPHYAVLGRVDGIKGYHDVSRHPEARRIPGLVIFRWDAPLFFANAETFCERVVQAVVAAPTITNWVLVAAEPVTDIDLTAADAIAELDKTLCQAGIELCFAEMKGPTKDRLKRYGLFNTLGKENFFPTIGQAVDAYLEINQVEWKDWDE; encoded by the coding sequence TTGACCAATCCTCACTCGATCGCTCCTTTTGCTCTCGCATCGCGTCCCCATGGATTAGCGCGATGGTTCCCATTAATTGCCGTGTTACGGAATTACAAACGATCTTGGCTGATGCAAGACATTGGCGCTGGATTAGCCCTGACAGCGATTTTAATCCCCGCAGGCATGGGTTATGCTGAGGCTACTAATTTATCAGCCATTTATGGACTCTATGCCACCATTACACCCTTAATTGCCTATGCCATTTTTGGTCCTAGTCGAATTTTAGTCCTCGGTCCCGACTCCGCACTGATTCCGCTAATTTCGGCAACTGTGCTACCACTAGCCAATGGTGATCCCATTAAGGCAATCGCGATCGCTGGTATGTTAGCCATTCTTTCGGGGGGCATGTGCATTATTGCTGGGATTGCCCGATTTGGCTTTATAACCGATTTAATTTCTAAACCCATTCGCTATGGATATCTTAATGGCATTGCTCTCAGCGTGATTATTAGTCAATTGCCGAAAATATTTGGCTTCTCGATTAATGCTAATTCAATGGGGGAAGAACTGAGGCTTTTTATTCAAAATGTCCATGATGGCAAAACTAATCATACGGCTCTCGCGATTGGCTTAGCTTGTTTGTGCGTAATTTTGGTTTTAAGACAGCTTGCGCCCAAGATTTCGGGGGTATTGATCGCCGTAGTTGGGGCAACCATTATTAGCTCTCTGTTTGATCTGTCGCATCAGGCAGGTATCTCTGTGATTGGTGTATTACCACAGGGTTTACCGACTTTGCAAATCCCCAAGATTACACCATTAGATTTACAAACCTTATTATCGAGTGGCTTGGCGATCGCCCTAGTTTCCTTTACGGATATGAGTTTACTATCTCGGACTTTTGCGATTAGGGGTGGTTATAAAGTTGATCGCAATCAAGAATTAATAGCCCTTGGTCTTGCTAATATTGCCGCAGGATTATTTCAAGGTTTTTCAGTTAGCAGTAGTGCTTCGCGCACACCAGTAGCCGAGGCGGCAGGAGCCAAAACCCAAATTACAGGTCTCGTTGGCGCAATTTGTATTGCGATCATTCTATTGTTTGCACCCATGCTATTGCAAAATCTGCCCCAATCAGCGCTCAGTGCCGTCGTCATTTCATCAGGGATTGCCATCTTCGAGATTTCGGGGACATTGCGACTGTATAAGTTACGAAGATTTGAGTTTGCTCTATCAATTGTTTGTTTTGCAGGTGTAGCCTTCCTTGGCGTGGTTCAAGGTATTTTTATTGCAGTTGGTTTAGCACTCTTCGCATTTGTATGGAGTGCATGGCGACCACATTATGCCGTCCTCGGGCGTGTTGATGGAATTAAGGGCTATCACGATGTTTCTCGTCATCCTGAAGCCAGACGCATCCCTGGCTTAGTAATTTTTCGTTGGGATGCGCCTTTATTTTTTGCGAATGCTGAAACATTCTGCGAACGAGTAGTGCAAGCTGTAGTAGCAGCCCCCACGATCACCAATTGGGTACTTGTCGCTGCCGAGCCTGTAACTGATATCGATCTAACCGCAGCAGATGCGATCGCTGAACTTGATAAAACTCTATGTCAAGCAGGAATCGAGTTATGTTTTGCGGAAATGAAAGGACCGACTAAGGATCGTCTCAAGCGCTATGGACTGTTTAACACCTTAGGCAAAGAAAACTTTTTCCCCACAATTGGACAAGCCGTAGATGCTTATTTGGAAATTAATCAAGTGGAGTGGAAGGACTGGGATGAATAA
- a CDS encoding M28 family peptidase: MNNLQSRLSAYLEKTVIERNPYYASAGHLFAREYIRSHFAKFGEVVTHEFEVNGNKHQNLILQIAAKDQQQRSPLIIGAHYDTVPACVGADDNGSGVAVLLELAEYLSTNPIKYPVHLIAFDMEEYGLLGSHAYAKKLKGDRQKLRLMISLEMLGYCDRNPHSQSYPAGLDRFYPNTGDFIGLIGNIATIPDLIHLQHHMKSTVPSEWLPAGWRGLAIPDTRRSDHAPFWDAGYKALMITDTANMRNPHYHKSSDRLETLDLEFLTNVCQGLIAGITSLK, from the coding sequence ATGAATAACTTGCAATCCCGATTAAGCGCATATCTTGAAAAAACTGTGATTGAGCGTAATCCTTACTACGCCTCAGCAGGACATTTATTTGCGAGGGAATATATCCGATCTCATTTCGCCAAATTCGGTGAAGTAGTGACTCATGAGTTTGAGGTGAATGGCAATAAGCACCAAAACTTGATTTTGCAAATTGCAGCTAAAGATCAACAACAGCGATCGCCTCTGATTATTGGTGCACATTATGATACGGTTCCTGCTTGCGTTGGTGCAGATGACAATGGCTCAGGTGTAGCTGTACTTTTGGAACTTGCGGAATATCTCTCTACCAATCCCATCAAATATCCTGTTCACTTAATCGCCTTTGATATGGAGGAGTATGGCTTATTGGGAAGTCATGCCTATGCCAAGAAGCTCAAGGGTGATCGGCAAAAGCTGCGCCTGATGATTTCCTTGGAGATGTTAGGCTACTGCGATCGCAATCCTCACTCACAAAGCTATCCCGCAGGTTTAGACAGGTTTTATCCCAATACAGGCGACTTTATTGGTTTGATCGGCAACATTGCCACAATTCCCGATCTGATCCATTTGCAGCATCATATGAAATCAACAGTCCCCAGTGAATGGCTCCCCGCAGGTTGGCGTGGTTTGGCGATACCCGATACGCGCCGCAGCGATCATGCTCCTTTCTGGGATGCAGGCTACAAGGCTTTAATGATTACGGATACAGCCAATATGCGAAATCCCCACTATCACAAAAGTAGCGATCGCCTAGAGACTCTCGATTTAGAATTTCTCACCAATGTTTGCCAAGGCTTAATCGCAGGAATTACATCTCTGAAGTAG
- the tnpC gene encoding IS66 family transposase, protein MKESPPKQRISREEIRGIYQQGEEAVIALVEGLLHKIEQLEERLEVLENQAKKDSQNSSKPPSSDGFGKRTKSLRGKSERQSGGQIGHEGNTLEWREEIDETIVHRVDQCESCGASLVGTEILNWDLRQVHDLPPIVLKVTEHQAEVKCCNHCGLLNRGKFPADVSNVVQYGSGLKGLIVYLMEGQLLPTERVRELISEIFDCKLSEGTIYNAREYCYGQLETVEQYLKEGIQAAEVGHFDETGMRVKGKLMWLHVASTSGLTYYFMHTKRGQIAMDAMDILPNFDGISVHDGLSSYAQYDCKHALCNAHHLRELTFIVERYQQPWAELMLSLLVEIKDQIGVAKTDGLSALPSEKSADFERRYQELIDQGLKANPPPPIDPDIPPRKGRLKQSPAKNLLDRLQKNQSAVLAFMYDFRVPFDNNQAERDLRMMKLKQKVSGTFRSLEGAQMFCRIRGYISTLRKQGVNVLESLKQVFLGNHFFPNLQPE, encoded by the coding sequence ATGAAAGAGAGTCCACCAAAGCAAAGAATCAGTAGAGAAGAGATCCGAGGGATCTATCAACAAGGCGAAGAAGCTGTTATTGCTTTGGTGGAAGGACTATTGCACAAGATAGAGCAACTAGAAGAGCGATTAGAAGTATTAGAAAATCAGGCAAAGAAAGATAGTCAAAACAGTAGCAAACCACCATCAAGTGACGGATTTGGAAAGCGAACAAAAAGCTTGCGAGGAAAAAGTGAACGGCAAAGCGGAGGACAAATTGGGCATGAAGGCAACACCTTAGAGTGGCGAGAAGAAATCGATGAAACCATCGTGCATCGGGTAGACCAGTGCGAAAGTTGCGGAGCCTCGTTAGTAGGCACAGAGATATTAAATTGGGACTTGAGACAAGTGCATGATTTACCACCAATAGTCCTAAAAGTAACAGAACATCAAGCCGAAGTAAAATGCTGTAACCACTGCGGATTATTAAATCGCGGAAAATTTCCAGCCGATGTGAGCAACGTAGTGCAGTATGGATCAGGACTAAAGGGATTAATAGTCTATCTGATGGAGGGACAATTACTGCCAACAGAGAGGGTGCGGGAACTAATCAGCGAAATATTTGACTGCAAACTATCGGAAGGGACAATCTACAACGCAAGAGAATATTGCTATGGGCAATTAGAAACCGTAGAACAGTATCTAAAAGAGGGGATACAAGCTGCCGAAGTAGGACATTTTGACGAAACAGGGATGCGGGTCAAAGGAAAACTGATGTGGTTGCATGTGGCAAGTACATCAGGGTTAACCTACTACTTTATGCATACCAAACGGGGTCAAATAGCTATGGATGCGATGGATATTCTGCCCAACTTTGACGGTATCAGTGTCCATGATGGTTTATCTAGTTATGCCCAATATGATTGTAAACATGCTTTGTGCAATGCACATCATTTACGGGAATTGACGTTTATCGTTGAACGTTACCAACAGCCATGGGCAGAGTTGATGCTCTCGTTATTGGTTGAAATCAAAGACCAGATAGGAGTTGCCAAAACTGATGGACTCAGCGCTTTACCCTCAGAAAAATCAGCAGATTTTGAGCGACGTTATCAGGAACTAATTGACCAAGGACTTAAAGCTAATCCGCCGCCTCCCATAGATCCAGATATCCCACCAAGGAAAGGTCGTCTTAAACAAAGTCCAGCCAAGAACTTACTCGACCGTCTTCAAAAAAATCAATCGGCTGTTTTAGCTTTTATGTATGATTTTCGTGTTCCTTTTGATAACAATCAGGCGGAACGTGATTTACGTATGATGAAACTCAAACAGAAAGTATCTGGCACTTTTCGCTCTCTTGAGGGCGCTCAAATGTTCTGTCGCATTCGTGGCTATATTTCGACTCTCAGAAAGCAAGGTGTTAATGTTCTGGAGTCTCTCAAACAAGTGTTTCTTGGAAACCATTTCTTCCCAAATCTCCAGCCTGAGTAG
- a CDS encoding Hsp70 family protein, whose amino-acid sequence MSIIAIDFGTSNTAIAILTSQDDWDIDKPKTLCFDDISRDFVTSEGIASLVPSLVYVSGKQQFLFGKQVEKKAGSQVKEQDHSKRLFQSFKRDIVANFRSPDREIDGERYDVEAIAEIFLMEIWQRLRSQNIEPTQLILTVPVGAFEAYLNWFHSFADKIQVPSLKIIDESTAAALGYAVTRPNALVLVIDFGGGTLDLSLVRTAPINKNSQFTKAEVIAKSDAHIGGIDFDCWIAEHFLRQWGITRSQISENDWLKILKLAEQIKIKLSLVTEVTETWLDEQMMTREMILSQAELTDILEQNQMLDQLREAIDEVLTLALNKGTSKAAIEQVLLVGGSCQIVAIQQLVISYFGKSKVKLGKPFEAVSHGALVLGQAIAIEDHLRHSYAIRLWEPYLNQYSFYTLFEKGTTYPCQRPEPLILQAAIAAQAEIWLDIGEVADISQSEVTYDALGRMTSSQLLKQSDFRSLSINSRNVPRHNSEADHKVINQDQSESNQVCIARLEPLGQLGSDRIAVDFAIDERRVLIATIKDLLTDKLLINQQAIAKLE is encoded by the coding sequence ATGTCGATCATTGCGATTGATTTTGGGACAAGTAATACGGCGATCGCCATCCTCACTTCTCAAGATGATTGGGATATAGATAAGCCCAAAACTTTATGCTTTGATGACATTTCCCGTGATTTTGTCACATCTGAAGGTATAGCTTCTCTTGTACCAAGTTTGGTCTATGTCAGTGGCAAGCAACAATTTCTCTTTGGTAAACAGGTGGAAAAAAAAGCAGGATCGCAAGTTAAAGAGCAGGATCATTCAAAGCGTTTATTTCAAAGCTTTAAGCGAGATATTGTTGCAAATTTCCGATCACCAGATCGCGAGATTGATGGTGAACGTTACGACGTGGAAGCGATCGCTGAAATATTTTTGATGGAAATATGGCAACGCTTAAGATCACAAAATATTGAACCAACCCAATTAATCTTAACTGTGCCTGTCGGTGCTTTTGAGGCATACCTCAACTGGTTTCATAGCTTTGCAGACAAAATTCAAGTTCCGAGTCTAAAAATAATTGATGAATCTACGGCAGCCGCCTTAGGCTATGCCGTAACTCGCCCCAATGCGTTGGTATTAGTAATTGATTTTGGTGGTGGAACATTGGATCTCAGTTTGGTGCGAACTGCACCCATTAATAAAAATTCTCAATTTACTAAAGCCGAAGTGATTGCCAAATCCGATGCTCATATTGGTGGGATCGATTTTGATTGCTGGATAGCAGAACATTTCTTGCGACAATGGGGAATAACGCGATCACAAATTAGTGAAAATGATTGGCTAAAAATTTTAAAACTTGCAGAACAGATCAAAATTAAATTGTCGTTAGTGACGGAAGTAACTGAAACTTGGCTAGATGAGCAGATGATGACCCGTGAAATGATCCTTTCACAAGCAGAATTGACTGATATTCTCGAACAAAATCAGATGCTCGATCAGTTACGTGAGGCTATTGATGAAGTGCTAACACTTGCCTTGAATAAAGGCACAAGCAAGGCAGCCATTGAGCAAGTTCTCTTAGTGGGAGGAAGTTGTCAAATTGTCGCCATTCAGCAATTAGTAATTTCCTATTTCGGTAAATCTAAAGTCAAACTCGGTAAACCTTTTGAAGCAGTTTCTCATGGAGCCTTAGTTTTAGGACAGGCGATCGCCATCGAAGATCATCTCCGTCATAGTTATGCGATTCGCCTATGGGAACCATACCTCAATCAATATTCTTTCTATACCTTATTTGAGAAGGGGACAACATATCCTTGTCAGCGTCCCGAACCACTGATCCTCCAAGCAGCGATCGCAGCACAAGCAGAAATCTGGCTAGACATTGGTGAAGTTGCGGATATTTCCCAATCTGAAGTTACCTATGATGCTCTAGGGCGCATGACCAGCAGTCAATTGTTAAAGCAGTCCGATTTCCGTTCCCTCTCAATTAATAGCAGAAACGTCCCTAGACATAACTCTGAAGCTGACCATAAGGTAATTAATCAGGATCAATCTGAATCAAATCAAGTTTGCATTGCGCGGCTCGAACCCCTCGGACAATTAGGCAGCGATCGCATTGCTGTGGACTTTGCCATTGATGAGCGTCGAGTCTTGATCGCGACGATTAAAGACTTACTTACTGACAAATTGTTAATAAATCAACAAGCGATCGCCAAATTAGAATAA
- a CDS encoding M48 family metalloprotease gives MSLKAGKEALLRKHYTEAIAILTEYSQGCADPTSKDYVQSQIWLVSAYKKTGRADKAISICEQLETYADPQLQQWAQKSLVTLRASLDEPLDDRIRRNEDVASVIKSAPRRYRKKNVTLALPSLYTYFLIASILFTILAIIGLQFLIGYGISLIFTTTFTNAWLTTISIVTFVVSILLFFMSPWIIDITQKQYHRIQWITLADLDEKSPEAVEIIENFCEKYNIFVPRLGWIEDDAPVAFTYGVISNSARIVVSRGLFECLDDDEIATVYAYQLGRIRNKSFSVLTFISAPVQVLYYLYVLLSRQSYRAKSAKQIWQIAATFANVFYCLSNYLLVWLSHASTIVSDRFAAEMTGNPNALARALPKMARQMLPYNQPAMPTNRLLESTRALGICDRQTMTAIGLAMEIAHAGQTDQDPYRVFLWELFNPWRRWLEVHSTHPLVGKRLRFLSGYSKQLGLLTEYDFAELLKEEKKLNKKRLYQNFWRDLFIQISPFIGVAIAIIASMLLYQLFNRWLLLSFSLIGLGLGFMFQGSLRYPDFRKVADTDLVSLLIDPYASYVQGAPVQIPGELLGYGTDEFYIGYSLRLEDQGGLAFLNYIPNFRQWIIDPSNTIKNLELLCDRSVLASGWFRRGKFPIIDLSTLQPIMQDSPKHRASLISYHQFWNNIFSSILVLLGLTILLLTSRLF, from the coding sequence ATGTCACTAAAAGCTGGTAAAGAGGCATTGTTGCGAAAACACTATACTGAAGCGATTGCCATCTTGACTGAATATAGCCAAGGTTGTGCAGATCCCACGTCCAAAGACTACGTGCAATCTCAGATTTGGCTCGTTTCGGCATACAAAAAAACAGGACGTGCGGATAAAGCGATCTCAATTTGTGAACAATTAGAGACCTATGCTGACCCACAGCTACAACAATGGGCGCAAAAATCCCTAGTTACTCTGCGAGCATCTCTTGATGAGCCACTCGATGATCGTATTAGGCGGAATGAAGATGTTGCCTCGGTGATCAAGTCTGCACCTCGCCGCTATCGTAAAAAAAATGTCACCCTAGCACTCCCATCTCTTTATACATATTTTCTTATTGCCTCAATTCTATTTACAATCCTCGCAATCATTGGCTTACAATTCTTAATTGGCTATGGAATTTCCCTGATTTTTACCACTACCTTTACGAATGCTTGGTTAACGACTATTTCAATAGTGACTTTCGTAGTTAGCATTTTGCTATTTTTCATGTCGCCATGGATTATTGATATCACTCAGAAACAGTATCACCGTATTCAATGGATTACGCTAGCAGATTTGGATGAAAAAAGTCCTGAGGCTGTGGAAATCATTGAGAATTTTTGTGAGAAATATAATATTTTCGTACCGCGTTTAGGATGGATTGAAGATGATGCACCTGTTGCCTTTACTTATGGGGTAATTTCTAATTCTGCACGCATTGTCGTGAGTCGCGGTCTATTTGAGTGTCTCGATGATGATGAAATTGCCACAGTTTATGCCTATCAATTAGGGCGAATTCGTAATAAAAGTTTTTCCGTACTGACCTTTATTTCTGCACCTGTCCAAGTTCTCTATTACCTCTATGTATTGCTCAGCCGCCAAAGCTATCGTGCTAAAAGTGCTAAGCAAATCTGGCAAATTGCGGCAACTTTTGCGAATGTGTTCTACTGCCTCAGTAATTATTTGTTGGTTTGGCTCTCCCATGCCAGTACGATTGTCAGCGATCGCTTTGCCGCAGAGATGACGGGAAATCCTAATGCCCTCGCCCGCGCCTTACCTAAAATGGCAAGGCAAATGTTGCCTTACAATCAACCTGCCATGCCCACTAATCGTCTTTTAGAATCGACGCGAGCATTGGGGATTTGCGATCGCCAAACGATGACGGCGATTGGGCTAGCAATGGAAATTGCCCACGCAGGACAAACAGATCAAGATCCTTACCGCGTATTTCTTTGGGAACTATTCAATCCTTGGAGACGTTGGCTAGAAGTCCATTCCACCCATCCCTTAGTTGGCAAGCGTCTAAGATTTCTGTCAGGCTATTCCAAACAATTAGGACTACTCACGGAATATGATTTTGCAGAATTATTGAAGGAAGAGAAAAAATTGAATAAAAAGCGGCTATATCAAAACTTTTGGCGCGATTTGTTCATTCAGATTTCTCCATTTATCGGTGTAGCGATCGCCATCATTGCTTCCATGTTGTTATATCAACTCTTTAATCGATGGTTATTACTGAGTTTCTCATTAATTGGTTTAGGCTTAGGCTTTATGTTTCAAGGGAGCCTCCGCTATCCAGATTTTCGGAAAGTTGCTGATACAGATCTGGTGAGTTTATTGATCGATCCCTATGCTAGCTATGTTCAAGGTGCACCTGTACAAATTCCAGGGGAATTATTGGGATATGGAACTGATGAGTTTTACATCGGCTATTCATTACGTTTAGAAGATCAAGGAGGATTAGCTTTCCTAAACTACATTCCCAATTTCCGTCAATGGATTATTGATCCTTCCAATACTATTAAGAATTTAGAGTTGCTATGCGATCGCTCAGTACTAGCTTCTGGTTGGTTTCGTCGTGGTAAGTTTCCCATTATTGATCTATCCACTTTACAGCCGATTATGCAGGATAGCCCTAAGCATAGAGCCTCGCTAATCAGCTATCACCAGTTTTGGAATAATATCTTTAGTTCCATTCTCGTGCTATTAGGTCTGACGATCTTATTACTAACTTCTCGCTTATTCTGA